In Chaetodon trifascialis isolate fChaTrf1 chromosome 2, fChaTrf1.hap1, whole genome shotgun sequence, one DNA window encodes the following:
- the pi4k2b gene encoding phosphatidylinositol 4-kinase type 2-beta, which translates to MMSECDPTETETSEPVLVTGATAVPTSECNFHSSDPPKVLFDRSRLGLGLATNPGVAVRISDSCESVLTELETDGSGEEALLLPCLAGSSSSPRAAREKRSRRNRHSSSSDKDTLASPGTNSGDFNHFPDDPEFADIIQRAEQAIENGVFPERISQGSSGSYFVKDPKGKIIGVFKPKSEEPYGHLNPKWTKYFHKLCCPCCFGRGCLLPNQGYLSEAAASLVDTKLGLGVVPRTKVVYLASETFHYSAIDRAKSRGKKYALEKVPKVGRRFHRVGLPPKVGSFQLFVEGYREADYWLRRFEAEPLPENIRKQLQSQFERLVVLDYVIRNTDRGNDNWLIKYEKPGEGDGRKDAEWPESSSDSCIKIAAIDNGLAFPFKHPDEWRAYPFHWAWLPQAKVAFSQETRDLVLSRLSDMNFVQDLCEDLYEMFKTDKGFDKTMFERQMSVMRGQVLNLTQALKDGKSPIQLVQMPRVVVERSRSGGQGRVVTLGNAFTQTFHCKRPFFSSW; encoded by the exons ATGATGTCAGAATGCGACCCGACAGAAACAGAGACCAGCGAACCAGTGCTGGTCACCGGAGCAACAGCGGTGCCTACTTCGGAGTGTAACTTTCACTCCTCGGACCCTCCAAAGGTATTATTTGACAGGAGTCGGTTAGGTTTGGGGTTGGCGACGAACCCCGGAGTCGCCGTTCGCATTTCGGACTCTTGTGAAAGCGTCTTGACCGAGCTTGAGACGGACGGCTCCGGTGAAGAGGCGCTGTTGTTACCGTGCTTAGCAGGAAGCTCGTCGTCTCCGCGGGCTGCAcgagagaagaggagcaggcgGAACAGACACAGCTCGTCGTCGGACAAAGACACCTTGGCCTCCCCAG GTACCAACAGTGGGGACTTCAACCATTTCCCAGACGATCCCGAGTTTGCAGATATTATCCAAAGGGCAGAACAGGCTATCGAGAATGGCGTCTTTCCAGAGAGGATTTCCCAGGGTTCCAGCGGGAGCTACTTTGTCAAAGACCCGAAGGGG aaAATCATTGGTGTTTTCAAACCAAAGTCAGAGGAACCTTACGGTCACCTGAACCCCAAATGGACCAAATATTTTCACAAG CTGTGCTGTCCGTGTTGTTTCGGCCGAGGCTGCTTGTTGCCTAACCAGGGTTACCTCTCAGAGGCTGCTGCCTCATTGGTTGATACCAAACTCGGCCTTGGAGTGGTGCCAAGAACGAAg GTGGTGTATCTGGCCAGTGAGACATTCCACTACAGCGCCATTGACAGAGCCAAATCCAGAGGGAAGAAGTACGCCTTAGAAAAAGTCCCCAAGGTGGGACGACGCTTCCACAGAGTGGGCCTGCCACCCAAG GTGGgctcatttcagctgtttgtggaGGGTTACCGTGAAGCAGACTACTGGCTGCGGCGCTTTGAGGCAGAGCCTCTGCCAGAGAACATCAGgaagcagctgcagtcacagtTTGAGCGGCTGGTAGTGTTGGACTACGTTATTAGAAACACAG ATCGAGGAAATGACAACTGGTTGATCAAGTATGAGAAGCCAGGAGAGGGAGATGGACGAAAG GATGCAGAGTGGCCAGAGAGCAGTTCAGACTCCTGCATCAAGATCGCAGCGATCGACAACGGCCTGGCCTTCCCCTTCAAACACCCAGACGAATGGAGAGCCT ACCCCTTCCACTGGGCATGGCTCCCCCAGGCTAAGGTGGCCTTCTCCCAGGAGACCAGAGACCTGGTGCTGTCCCGCCTCTCTGACATGAACTTTGTCCAGGACCTCTGTGAGGACCTGTATGAGATGTTCAAG acGGATAAAGGCTTTGACAAGACAATGTTTGAGAGACAGATGTCCGTTATGAGGGGACAG GTATTGAACCTGACACAGGCGCTGAAGGACGGGAAGAGCCCCATCCAGCTGGTGCAGATGCCGCGGGTGGTGGTGGAGCGCAGCCGCTCAGGCGGCCAGGGACGTGTGGTCACACTTGGCAATGCCTTCACGCAAACCTTCCACTGCAAGCGcccctttttctcctcttggtAG